One window of the Deltaproteobacteria bacterium genome contains the following:
- a CDS encoding GFA family protein translates to MAVPFAGGCACGAIRYECTAEPLYMGNCHCRDCQRATGSAYFPAVGMAATAFRLMTGAPEVYEKLADSGHTMRRMFCVQCGSPVFLTNSARSNLVVLYAGSVDDPSWVRPTRDIYTASAQPWDHLDPTLPKFPQMPPR, encoded by the coding sequence ATGGCAGTTCCCTTTGCTGGTGGCTGCGCCTGTGGCGCGATTCGTTACGAATGTACCGCTGAGCCCCTCTATATGGGCAACTGTCACTGCCGCGATTGCCAGCGCGCCACCGGCAGCGCCTACTTTCCCGCCGTGGGTATGGCCGCAACCGCGTTTCGCCTTATGACAGGGGCTCCCGAGGTCTATGAAAAGCTCGCTGACAGCGGTCATACGATGCGCCGCATGTTTTGCGTTCAGTGTGGCTCGCCGGTGTTCTTAACCAACTCGGCGCGGTCGAACTTGGTCGTGTTGTATGCCGGAAGTGTGGATGACCCCAGTTGGGTGCGGCCGACACGAGACATTTATACCGCCAGCGCCCAACCGTGGGATCACCTGGATCCGACGCTGCCCAAATTTCCGCAGATGCCGCCAAGGTAA
- a CDS encoding SIS domain-containing protein, whose amino-acid sequence MIGQVEGLADDLRTLTGPFAQQIRTVLTPSEWRAVDKVYLTGDGDSYYASCAAEMAFQTIADVTCAPMSAQRFLDYGAAWMRPAAPHQTLVVATSASGGTKRVVQAIERAKTHGALTIALTGTPDSAVTQAADRTIVVELPQKERSPGIRTYQASLLGMLLVAIQLGEMRNTYPQEEANRLRQELSALADVVDATTDTIKGRCREVAAMIAATPTMVMVGSGPSYGTALFSAAKMVEAAGIFAIGEDLEEWWHVERFAYPIDMPVFVIAPPGRSHWRAGDLAATARALGRRVIAVTHKDDTEVTRHAHVVLPMQGEACEEFSPLLYHLFASYVASYVAARLGRSLFQSDRPELLQSVNEYYASLQQDAAR is encoded by the coding sequence ATGATCGGACAAGTGGAAGGGCTGGCGGACGATTTGCGCACATTGACCGGCCCGTTTGCTCAGCAGATTCGCACGGTGCTAACCCCGTCGGAATGGAGAGCGGTGGACAAAGTGTACCTGACAGGGGACGGGGATTCCTACTACGCCTCGTGTGCCGCCGAAATGGCCTTCCAGACGATTGCCGATGTGACCTGCGCACCGATGAGCGCGCAACGTTTTCTGGATTATGGCGCGGCCTGGATGCGCCCTGCCGCGCCGCATCAGACCTTGGTAGTAGCGACCTCCGCCTCGGGCGGCACCAAGCGCGTGGTGCAAGCCATCGAACGCGCCAAAACACACGGTGCGTTGACCATTGCCCTCACCGGAACGCCCGATAGCGCAGTGACACAGGCGGCGGATCGCACCATCGTGGTCGAACTGCCGCAAAAAGAGAGATCTCCGGGGATTCGCACCTACCAGGCCAGCCTGCTAGGGATGCTGTTGGTCGCGATTCAATTAGGAGAAATGCGCAACACCTATCCTCAAGAAGAAGCGAACAGGTTGCGCCAAGAACTGTCCGCGCTCGCTGACGTGGTGGATGCTACCACTGACACCATTAAGGGACGGTGCCGCGAGGTGGCGGCCATGATTGCCGCTACCCCCACGATGGTCATGGTGGGCAGTGGGCCAAGTTATGGCACAGCCCTCTTCAGCGCGGCGAAGATGGTTGAGGCGGCGGGCATTTTTGCCATTGGTGAGGACTTGGAAGAGTGGTGGCACGTGGAACGGTTTGCCTACCCCATCGATATGCCCGTGTTCGTGATCGCCCCGCCGGGCCGCTCCCATTGGCGGGCGGGTGACTTGGCGGCAACGGCACGTGCATTGGGGAGACGGGTCATCGCCGTGACGCATAAAGATGATACCGAAGTGACCCGCCACGCCCACGTCGTGCTCCCTATGCAAGGAGAGGCGTGCGAGGAATTTTCGCCGTTGCTCTACCATCTCTTTGCCAGCTACGTGGCTTCCTACGTCGCGGCACGGTTAGGGCGGTCGTTATTCCAAAGTGACCGTCCCGAATTGCTCCAGTCGGTGAACGAGTACTATGCCAGCTTGCAACAAGACGCAGCGCGCTAG
- a CDS encoding FAD-dependent monooxygenase, producing the protein MNRQANGKLQNSNVLISGASAAGPSLAYWLHRYGFNPTVVERAPALRAGGYAIDLRGAAVHVAERMGILAEARKASTDLREILFVDSNNETLATMDANFGAGPGKAGDVEILRDDLAQILYAATKDSINYIFGDSIASLSQHDQGVDVTFERGAPRTFDLVVGADGSHSNVRALSFGDEAQFSHYLGQHVAIFTIPNFLNLDRVWLMHYVPKKMAAIMQYGSRKHTRALFIFSSPKLDYDHRDVEQQKTIVRKVFAEDTGWEFPRLLEEMRDASDFYFDDISQIRMERWSNGRVALVGDAAFGPTLITGQGTSMAVVGAYVLAGELAAAGGDYRAAFTCYEQECRSYMKQNQEIALKAKEMRLPKTQEEIEQQNKLLRAMRAAAPGSPPEDSIGDLLQKASNAITLKDYQHLYA; encoded by the coding sequence ATGAATAGACAAGCCAACGGCAAGTTACAGAACAGCAATGTCCTCATTTCTGGCGCGAGCGCTGCCGGACCCAGCCTGGCGTATTGGCTGCACCGTTACGGTTTCAATCCCACAGTGGTGGAGCGGGCACCCGCGCTGCGGGCTGGAGGCTACGCCATCGATCTGCGTGGAGCCGCCGTGCACGTGGCCGAACGCATGGGCATTCTGGCGGAAGCGCGGAAGGCGAGCACCGATCTGCGCGAAATCTTATTCGTCGACAGCAATAACGAGACGCTGGCGACCATGGACGCCAATTTCGGCGCCGGGCCGGGCAAGGCTGGGGATGTAGAGATCTTGCGTGACGACTTGGCCCAAATCCTCTACGCTGCCACCAAGGACAGCATCAATTATATCTTCGGCGATTCGATTGCTTCCCTGTCCCAGCACGACCAGGGCGTCGATGTCACTTTCGAGCGTGGCGCACCACGCACCTTCGACCTCGTGGTGGGGGCCGATGGGTCCCACTCCAATGTCCGAGCCCTGAGCTTTGGTGACGAAGCACAGTTCAGCCATTACCTCGGCCAACACGTGGCGATTTTCACCATCCCTAATTTCCTGAACCTCGACCGTGTGTGGCTCATGCACTACGTCCCGAAGAAAATGGCCGCCATCATGCAATACGGCTCACGCAAGCACACGCGGGCCTTGTTCATCTTCTCCTCGCCGAAGCTCGACTACGATCATCGCGACGTCGAGCAGCAGAAGACGATCGTGAGGAAAGTGTTCGCGGAGGACACGGGATGGGAATTCCCCCGGCTGCTCGAAGAAATGCGGGATGCGTCCGACTTCTACTTCGATGATATCAGCCAGATCCGCATGGAGCGTTGGTCGAACGGACGGGTGGCACTGGTAGGAGATGCGGCCTTCGGCCCCACGCTGATCACGGGCCAGGGCACGAGCATGGCGGTCGTGGGAGCCTATGTGCTGGCCGGGGAACTGGCGGCCGCGGGCGGCGACTATCGCGCGGCATTCACCTGCTACGAGCAGGAGTGTCGCAGCTATATGAAACAGAACCAAGAGATCGCACTGAAGGCCAAGGAAATGCGTCTCCCGAAGACCCAGGAAGAGATCGAGCAACAGAACAAGCTCCTCCGCGCGATGCGCGCCGCGGCTCCGGGCTCGCCCCCGGAAGACTCGATCGGAGACCTCCTGCAGAAAGCGTCCAACGCGATCACACTCAAGGACTACCAACACCTGTACGCATAG
- a CDS encoding class I SAM-dependent methyltransferase: MDSLTTGRVADVLKRLYQEAETADRPLMERYRNRDVTHDELSKLFEAEAKDYRALYRTYAGNFLNVSADFGRFLYMCARARKAKRIVEFGTSFGISTIHLACALRDGGGGQLIGTELEPTKAQRARENLEAAGLADLVEIRVGDALETLKDGIDGDVDLVLLDGAFSLYLPVLKLLEPHLRDGAFVIGDNAMEQSPGYLDYVRNPQNGYLSLALPFDAGRGNELTVVTR; the protein is encoded by the coding sequence ATAGATTCACTAACGACAGGCAGGGTCGCGGACGTTCTCAAGCGGCTGTATCAGGAGGCCGAAACCGCAGATCGACCGCTAATGGAAAGGTATCGCAACCGGGACGTGACCCACGACGAACTGAGCAAACTGTTTGAAGCAGAGGCGAAAGACTACAGGGCGTTGTACCGGACCTATGCCGGCAACTTCCTGAACGTCTCCGCCGACTTTGGGCGCTTCCTCTACATGTGCGCCCGCGCCCGTAAGGCCAAGCGGATCGTTGAATTCGGCACGTCATTCGGCATTTCGACGATTCATCTCGCCTGCGCACTTCGCGATGGCGGCGGTGGTCAGTTGATCGGAACCGAACTGGAACCCACGAAAGCGCAGCGCGCGCGGGAAAACCTCGAGGCCGCCGGCTTGGCCGACCTCGTGGAAATCCGCGTCGGCGACGCTCTCGAAACGCTGAAAGATGGTATCGACGGAGACGTGGATTTGGTGCTCCTCGACGGTGCGTTCAGCCTCTACCTGCCTGTCCTCAAACTGTTGGAGCCTCACTTAAGAGATGGCGCGTTCGTGATCGGCGATAACGCGATGGAGCAATCGCCGGGCTACCTCGACTATGTGCGCAACCCGCAGAACGGGTATCTGTCGCTCGCATTGCCGTTCGATGCGGGTCGAGGGAATGAACTCACGGTAGTGACCCGGTGA
- a CDS encoding FadR family transcriptional regulator — translation MGTPNTSKLASEDAVRRFIVEAIENGSMPAGTRLPTERVLAERFRIPRSVVRKALLPLEIEGRVMRQVGRGTFVANGREEQRVVSTDPVDTSPAEVLDACLTCYPYMSELAVATATTADLRAIEQCLQLLRQTTTIAEYGERDAAFHQAIANATHNALLIEIARTISRARERTDWGELKLHEGTPQDHEGILEALIKRNAKLAHERTKAHLLYARRSVLGY, via the coding sequence ATGGGAACTCCAAACACTAGCAAATTGGCCAGCGAGGATGCCGTGCGCCGCTTCATCGTAGAAGCGATCGAAAACGGTAGCATGCCAGCAGGCACCAGACTGCCCACGGAACGAGTCCTTGCCGAGCGGTTCCGCATCCCACGTAGCGTTGTGCGTAAGGCGTTGTTACCACTTGAGATCGAAGGCAGGGTCATGCGTCAGGTCGGTCGTGGTACGTTCGTTGCCAATGGTCGTGAAGAGCAACGTGTCGTCTCGACGGACCCCGTAGATACGAGTCCAGCGGAGGTGCTGGATGCCTGCCTGACCTGCTACCCATATATGAGCGAATTAGCCGTAGCGACAGCCACAACCGCTGACCTCCGCGCCATTGAACAGTGTCTCCAGCTTCTGCGGCAAACGACCACGATTGCGGAATACGGAGAGCGAGACGCCGCGTTTCATCAAGCGATCGCCAACGCTACGCACAATGCGTTACTGATTGAGATCGCACGCACCATCAGCCGTGCGCGCGAGCGTACCGACTGGGGTGAGTTGAAGCTTCATGAGGGCACGCCTCAAGATCACGAAGGAATTCTGGAGGCCCTGATCAAGCGCAATGCGAAGCTGGCGCACGAACGCACCAAGGCGCACCTGCTCTACGCGCGGCGCAGCGTCCTCGGATATTAG
- a CDS encoding HigA family addiction module antidote protein: MIRMVRPSHPGQFIRMEVIEPLGLSVTKAAELLGVTRPALSALVNGRASLSPEMALRIEKAFGPKMDTLLRMQTAYEIAEAREREGKIKVKRYEPPLAPQVG, translated from the coding sequence ATGATACGCATGGTGCGCCCTTCCCATCCGGGGCAGTTTATTAGGATGGAAGTCATAGAACCTCTTGGCCTATCCGTGACTAAGGCCGCCGAGTTGTTAGGCGTGACCCGTCCGGCGCTCTCCGCTTTGGTGAATGGACGGGCTTCCTTGTCGCCAGAAATGGCGCTGCGGATCGAAAAGGCGTTCGGCCCGAAGATGGACACCCTGTTGCGGATGCAGACGGCGTACGAAATTGCCGAAGCCAGAGAGCGAGAAGGAAAAATCAAGGTCAAACGTTACGAGCCGCCGCTTGCGCCGCAAGTCGGGTGA
- a CDS encoding DUF433 domain-containing protein: MSASKRRKLGQYIVTDPEICHGQLTFKDTRILVKSVLYYVAQGKDWDWITTECFGRVNREAIAEAVALAATAA; the protein is encoded by the coding sequence ATGAGCGCATCCAAACGCAGAAAACTCGGACAATACATCGTCACTGACCCAGAAATCTGTCACGGTCAATTGACCTTCAAGGACACTCGCATCTTGGTCAAGAGCGTCCTTTATTATGTCGCGCAAGGCAAGGATTGGGACTGGATCACGACTGAATGTTTCGGCAGAGTCAATCGCGAAGCTATTGCGGAAGCCGTAGCACTGGCCGCTACAGCAGCGTGA
- a CDS encoding type II toxin-antitoxin system RelE/ParE family toxin, which translates to MRIRNVIHRGLKRFIERDDASGLAPAVVEKVRNIVSFLQEMQDVQELRDVPSWKAHQLTGDRKGTWSLSVTRNWRLTFHIDRAEGEIVDLDYEDYH; encoded by the coding sequence ATGAGGATACGGAACGTCATTCACCGGGGACTCAAGCGTTTCATTGAACGTGATGACGCCTCCGGTCTGGCTCCGGCTGTAGTAGAGAAGGTGCGCAACATCGTCTCTTTCTTGCAGGAAATGCAGGATGTGCAAGAGTTGCGCGACGTGCCAAGCTGGAAAGCCCACCAGCTCACCGGCGACCGTAAGGGCACATGGAGCCTGAGCGTGACCCGTAATTGGCGCCTGACGTTTCACATTGACCGGGCTGAGGGCGAGATTGTTGACCTCGACTATGAAGACTACCATTAG